The genomic DNA TGTGGACCGCGAGGACGGCCAGGATCGTGATCGTCGCCAGCGCGCCGGACACGATCACCTTCTTGCGCGAGCCGACGAGCCGGTCGAGCGGGCCATAGGAAAAGATGCCGGCGACCTGCGCCAGGCCCATCAGCAGCAGGTATTTGCCGCGCGCGATGCCGTCGAGGCCATAGAGGTCGTTGAGATAGGGGCCGGCCCAGATCGCGAGCACGGTGAGCTGGGTGCCCGACGCGAAGGTGTGCATGGCGAGCACCGGCACGAGGCCGGGCGTGCGCCACACCATCATCAGTCCCGCCAGCACCGCGGCAAGCGGCTCGGGCCGCGCCGGCGGCTCGGTCGATCCCGGCGGGCGGTCGCGCACCACGGTCCAGAACGTGATCGCGGCGGCGGCCGAGATCACCGCCAGGCACAGGAACGAGTTGCGCCAGCCGATCGTGCTCGCCGCCCACGCCATCGGCGCGGTGGCGGCGATGGTGCCGATGTTGGAGAGCCCGAAGCCCCAGCTCAAGACCGTGGTGTAGCGCGCCGGCTCGACCCACTTCGACAGCACGAACACCAGCGCCATGAAGCTCGCCGCGCAGCCGAGCCCCATCACCGTGCGCGCGACGATGAGGTCGCCGGCCGACTGGGCGCGTGCCACCAGTACCGCGCAGGCGACGATGAAGATCGCGAGCGCCGCCTGCGTCACCCGCGCGCCATGGCGGTCGAACCAGATGCCGACCGGGATCTGCATCGCGAGCAGCATGATGAAGAACGCGCCGCCGGCGAAGCCCAGCTCCTGCGGCGACATCGACAGCTCACGCATCAGCTCCGGCGCGATCACGCCTTGCGAGACGCGAAAGAAC from Pirellulales bacterium includes the following:
- a CDS encoding MFS transporter, giving the protein MPASPTTGQLLRVLVALVSMSCLSQFFRVSQGVIAPELMRELSMSPQELGFAGGAFFIMLLAMQIPVGIWFDRHGARVTQAALAIFIVACAVLVARAQSAGDLIVARTVMGLGCAASFMALVFVLSKWVEPARYTTVLSWGFGLSNIGTIAATAPMAWAASTIGWRNSFLCLAVISAAAAITFWTVVRDRPPGSTEPPARPEPLAAVLAGLMMVWRTPGLVPVLAMHTFASGTQLTVLAIWAGPYLNDLYGLDGIARGKYLLLMGLAQVAGIFSYGPLDRLVGSRKKVIVSGALATITILAVLAVHTRPQLWLAVTLLTASLYLGSYSVVIVSQGRALFPP